In Mycolicibacterium mucogenicum DSM 44124, the following are encoded in one genomic region:
- a CDS encoding RNA-binding protein: MSSVVVDAVEHLVRGIVDNPDDVRVDMVTSRRGRTVEVHVHPDDLGKVIGRGGRTATALRTLVAGIGGRGIRVDVVDTDQ; encoded by the coding sequence ATGAGCAGCGTCGTCGTCGACGCCGTAGAGCACCTGGTCCGCGGAATCGTCGACAACCCCGACGATGTCCGGGTCGACATGGTGACCAGCCGCCGCGGTCGTACCGTCGAGGTGCACGTGCACCCCGATGACCTGGGCAAGGTCATCGGGCGCGGCGGCCGCACGGCCACCGCGCTGCGGACGCTGGTCGCCGGCATCGGCGGCCGGGGCATCCGCGTCGACGTGGTGGACACCGACCAGTAA
- the rplS gene encoding 50S ribosomal protein L19, with product MKTLDFVDQASLRDDIPAFNPGDTLNVHVKVIEGNKHRIQVFKGVVIRRQGGGIGETFTVRKESYGVGVERTFPVHSPNIDHIDVVTRGDVRRAKLYYLRELRGKKAKIKEKR from the coding sequence ATGAAAACGCTGGACTTCGTCGACCAGGCGTCGCTGCGCGACGACATCCCGGCCTTCAACCCCGGCGACACCCTCAATGTGCACGTCAAGGTCATCGAGGGCAACAAGCACCGCATCCAGGTGTTCAAGGGCGTCGTGATCCGTCGTCAGGGTGGCGGCATCGGTGAGACCTTCACCGTCCGCAAGGAGAGCTACGGCGTCGGCGTCGAGCGGACCTTCCCGGTGCACTCGCCGAACATCGACCACATCGACGTCGTCACCCGCGGTGACGTCCGTCGCGCCAAGCTGTACTACCTGCGCGAGCTCCGTGGCAAGAAGGCCAAGATCAAGGAAAAGCGCTGA
- the lepB gene encoding signal peptidase I: MTGPSEDSTTPDSPTTDDADTAATADSVTKADEAGKAEEADEKPKSKLAALREGVVLVVTAVLLYYLVLTFVARPYLIPSESMEPTLHGCSGCVGDRIMVDKLTYRFSSPEPGDVVVFKGPPNWNISYKSIRSDNPTMRWIQNALSVVGFVPPDENDLVKRVIAVGGQTVQCRNSTGLTVDGKKLKEPYLDPATMMVDPATDPCLGNEFGPVKVPDGRLWVMGDNRTHSADSRAHCTNTPTDAINALMCTGDPIAGTVPVANVIGKARFIAWPPSRWGGVVTVNPQTGQ, encoded by the coding sequence GTGACCGGCCCAAGCGAAGACAGCACCACTCCGGACAGTCCGACGACGGACGACGCCGACACGGCAGCGACCGCTGACTCGGTCACGAAGGCAGACGAGGCCGGCAAGGCCGAAGAAGCCGACGAGAAGCCGAAGTCGAAGCTGGCCGCGCTGCGTGAGGGCGTCGTCCTCGTCGTCACTGCGGTGCTGCTGTACTACCTCGTGCTGACGTTCGTCGCGCGGCCGTACCTGATTCCGTCGGAGTCCATGGAGCCCACGCTGCATGGCTGCAGCGGCTGCGTCGGCGACCGCATCATGGTGGACAAGCTGACCTACCGGTTCAGCTCGCCCGAGCCGGGCGACGTGGTGGTCTTCAAGGGCCCGCCGAACTGGAACATCAGCTACAAGTCGATCCGTTCGGACAACCCGACCATGCGCTGGATTCAGAACGCGCTCTCGGTCGTCGGCTTCGTGCCGCCGGACGAGAACGATCTGGTGAAGCGCGTCATCGCCGTGGGTGGCCAGACCGTGCAGTGCCGCAACTCGACGGGACTGACGGTCGACGGCAAGAAGCTCAAGGAGCCGTACCTGGACCCGGCGACCATGATGGTCGACCCGGCGACAGACCCCTGCCTGGGCAATGAGTTCGGCCCGGTGAAGGTGCCGGACGGTCGGCTCTGGGTGATGGGGGACAACCGCACCCACTCGGCCGACTCGCGCGCGCACTGCACGAACACACCGACGGATGCGATCAACGCGCTGATGTGCACCGGTGACCCGATCGCGGGCACCGTGCCCGTCGCCAATGTGATCGGCAAAGCCCGGTTCATCGCCTGGCCGCCGTCGCGCTGGGGCGGTGTGGTCACGGTCAATCCGCAGACCGGTCAATAA
- the rpsP gene encoding 30S ribosomal protein S16, whose amino-acid sequence MAVKIKLTRLGKIRNPQYRIIVADARTRRDGRAIEVIGRYHPKEEPSLIEIDSERAQYWLGVGAQPTEPVAALLKITGDWQKFKGLPGAEGTLKVKEPKPSKLDLFNAALANADAAPGGEAVTLKKRKDKKEEAAEAAAETEAAEATEAEAEAPAE is encoded by the coding sequence ATGGCTGTCAAGATCAAGCTCACCCGGCTTGGCAAGATCCGCAACCCCCAGTACCGCATCATCGTCGCCGACGCGCGCACCCGCCGCGACGGCCGCGCCATCGAGGTCATCGGCCGGTACCACCCGAAGGAAGAGCCGAGCCTGATCGAGATCGATTCGGAGCGCGCGCAGTACTGGCTGGGCGTCGGCGCACAGCCGACCGAGCCGGTCGCCGCCCTGCTGAAGATCACCGGTGACTGGCAGAAGTTCAAGGGCCTGCCGGGCGCCGAGGGCACCCTGAAGGTCAAGGAGCCCAAGCCGTCCAAGCTGGACCTGTTCAACGCCGCGCTGGCCAACGCCGACGCCGCCCCCGGTGGCGAGGCCGTCACGCTGAAGAAGCGCAAGGACAAGAAGGAAGAAGCGGCTGAGGCTGCCGCCGAGACCGAGGCTGCCGAGGCCACTGAGGCCGAGGCCGAAGCGCCCGCCGAATGA
- a CDS encoding nuclear transport factor 2 family protein codes for MLSLEEISDRLEIQQLLVAYSTAIDTRRFDDLAQVFTPDAYIDYRAMGGIDGHFPEVKEWLAQVLPNFPAYAHMLGNFDVTITGDTAKSRTICFNPMVLPAADADAQPQVLFCGLWYEDEFVRTAEGWRMTRRVETKCFDRVV; via the coding sequence ATGCTGAGCCTCGAAGAGATCTCGGACCGTCTGGAAATCCAACAACTGTTGGTCGCGTACTCGACGGCCATCGATACCCGCCGATTCGATGATCTGGCACAGGTTTTCACGCCCGATGCCTACATCGACTACCGCGCGATGGGCGGCATCGACGGGCATTTCCCCGAGGTCAAGGAATGGCTGGCGCAGGTGCTGCCGAACTTCCCGGCCTACGCGCACATGCTCGGCAACTTCGACGTCACCATCACCGGTGACACCGCGAAGTCACGCACCATCTGTTTCAACCCGATGGTGCTGCCCGCGGCGGACGCCGATGCGCAGCCCCAGGTGCTGTTCTGCGGCCTCTGGTACGAGGACGAGTTCGTCCGTACCGCCGAGGGGTGGCGCATGACCCGCCGCGTCGAGACCAAGTGCTTCGACCGGGTGGTCTGA
- a CDS encoding PadR family transcriptional regulator has protein sequence MASKPQSKPSLAATSWTLLGMLSYEEELSGYDIKKWIDWSVGFYYWSPSYSQIYTELKKLEGLGYLESRVEQDEGLRTRRLYKITESGMAAVTDWTNNAPVDPPVLKHSVLLRVTFGHLSNPTRLRELLEQHVAYCEAMERQAAEDSDGAKAQPVWAYSVIALRWAAKYYAAERELALELMKDIDDADAVLQTAAKGVAGMPRSMPGLWREVEREVQGRHDV, from the coding sequence ATGGCAAGCAAGCCGCAGAGCAAACCGTCGCTGGCGGCGACGAGTTGGACGCTGCTGGGCATGTTGTCGTACGAAGAGGAACTCAGCGGCTACGACATCAAGAAGTGGATCGACTGGAGCGTCGGTTTCTACTACTGGAGCCCGTCGTACAGCCAGATCTACACCGAGCTGAAAAAGCTTGAGGGACTTGGCTATCTCGAGTCCCGCGTGGAGCAGGACGAGGGCCTGCGCACGCGCCGTCTGTACAAGATCACCGAGTCCGGCATGGCTGCCGTGACCGACTGGACCAACAACGCTCCCGTCGACCCGCCGGTGCTCAAACACAGTGTGCTGCTGCGGGTTACGTTCGGCCACCTGAGCAACCCGACGCGGCTGCGGGAGCTGCTCGAGCAGCACGTCGCCTACTGCGAGGCCATGGAGCGGCAGGCCGCCGAGGACTCCGATGGGGCCAAGGCCCAGCCGGTGTGGGCGTATTCGGTGATCGCGTTGCGCTGGGCGGCCAAGTACTACGCCGCCGAGCGGGAACTGGCGCTCGAACTGATGAAGGACATCGACGACGCCGACGCGGTGCTACAGACCGCGGCGAAAGGCGTTGCGGGCATGCCGCGTTCGATGCCGGGCCTGTGGCGTGAGGTCGAGCGCGAGGTTCAGGGCCGCCACGACGTCTAG
- a CDS encoding DUF2469 domain-containing protein, with protein MSAEDLEKYETEMELSLYREYKDIVGQFSYVVETERRFYLANSVELIPRNADGEVYFELRLADAWVWDMYRPARFVKQVRVITFKDVNIEEVEKPELRLPE; from the coding sequence ATGAGTGCCGAGGATCTCGAGAAGTATGAAACCGAGATGGAGCTCTCGCTGTACCGCGAGTACAAGGACATCGTCGGGCAGTTCAGTTATGTCGTCGAGACGGAGCGGCGCTTCTACCTGGCCAACAGCGTCGAGCTGATCCCGCGTAACGCCGACGGTGAGGTCTACTTCGAACTGCGTCTGGCCGACGCCTGGGTCTGGGACATGTACCGGCCGGCGCGGTTCGTCAAGCAGGTCCGGGTGATCACCTTCAAAGATGTCAACATCGAAGAGGTCGAGAAGCCCGAGCTGCGCCTGCCCGAATAG
- a CDS encoding ribonuclease HII, producing MPVWPPRTVIRKSAGLRTLESALYRGGLGPVAGVDEVGRGACAGPLVVAACVLGPNRLESLAALDDSKKLNEAERERLFPLIRRYALAYHVVFIPSVEVDRRGVHIANIEGMRRAVAGLSVRPGYVLSDGFRVPGLSVPSLPVVSGDAAAACIAAASVLAKVSRDRLMVEMDTVHPGYGFAVHKGYSTAAHTAALAELGPCPEHRFSFANVRKLAANPAIGQRCRSG from the coding sequence GTGCCCGTTTGGCCGCCCCGGACGGTGATCCGCAAGTCCGCGGGCCTGCGCACCCTGGAGTCCGCGCTGTACCGCGGCGGGCTGGGGCCGGTGGCCGGGGTTGACGAGGTCGGCCGTGGGGCCTGCGCCGGCCCGCTCGTCGTGGCGGCCTGTGTGCTGGGGCCGAATCGGCTGGAAAGCCTCGCGGCCCTTGATGATTCGAAGAAGCTGAACGAAGCCGAGCGGGAGCGGCTGTTCCCGTTGATCCGGCGTTACGCGCTCGCGTACCACGTGGTGTTCATCCCGTCGGTCGAGGTCGACCGGCGCGGGGTGCACATCGCCAACATCGAAGGCATGCGCCGCGCGGTCGCGGGCCTGTCCGTGCGGCCGGGTTACGTGCTCTCCGACGGGTTCCGGGTGCCGGGCCTGTCGGTGCCGTCGCTGCCGGTGGTCAGCGGGGATGCCGCAGCCGCCTGCATCGCGGCGGCGAGCGTGCTGGCCAAGGTCAGCCGCGACCGCCTGATGGTCGAGATGGACACCGTGCATCCGGGCTACGGGTTTGCGGTACACAAGGGGTACAGCACCGCGGCCCACACCGCGGCGCTGGCCGAACTGGGGCCGTGTCCCGAACACCGGTTCTCGTTCGCCAATGTGCGCAAGCTCGCTGCCAACCCGGCGATAGGGCAGCGCTGCCGATCCGGGTAG
- a CDS encoding cytochrome P450 — translation MQLVSDLLSPSTLDDPYDCYAQLRLAGPVHRVPDTDFYLATTWDAVQEAVSRPEDFSSNLTATLVNAGAQTGAVRPGTFDMGAVDTAGHVLATGDDPRHAHERKLVLPALVAKRIRALEPAIADIARQLWHDAAADGSIEWMSAIGDRLPMTLVARLIGLPDDDVPQLVQWGYGSTELLSGVFDLDHIGTAVETSAQLAGYLYAKFAEAQANPGDNLLGDLARAVAENTVTAEVAVLMLLQLVGAGGESTAGLMGNAARLLATHPDVQEQVRNDPQLVPALLEETLRLESPFRNHHRHIRQDTTLAGVPLPKDGHLLLLWGSANRDPAAFDDPDLLQLGRPNLRNHLAFGKGLHFCVGAALARTEARIGITTLLEATNWFELADAEWVPSLMVRRHLRLELHYR, via the coding sequence GTGCAACTAGTTTCAGATCTGCTCAGCCCGTCCACGCTGGACGATCCGTACGACTGTTATGCGCAGCTTCGCCTGGCCGGCCCGGTGCACCGCGTGCCCGACACCGACTTCTATCTGGCCACCACCTGGGATGCCGTGCAGGAGGCCGTCAGCCGCCCGGAGGACTTCTCCTCCAACCTGACCGCCACGCTCGTGAATGCCGGAGCCCAGACGGGGGCGGTTCGGCCGGGGACCTTCGACATGGGAGCCGTCGACACCGCCGGGCATGTCCTCGCGACGGGCGACGACCCGCGGCATGCGCACGAACGCAAACTGGTGCTACCGGCCCTGGTGGCCAAGAGAATTCGGGCGCTCGAGCCGGCGATCGCCGACATCGCCCGGCAGCTGTGGCACGACGCGGCGGCGGACGGCAGCATCGAATGGATGTCCGCCATCGGCGACCGCCTGCCGATGACGTTGGTGGCCAGGCTCATCGGGCTGCCCGACGACGATGTGCCGCAGCTGGTGCAGTGGGGCTACGGCAGCACCGAACTGCTCAGCGGCGTATTCGACCTCGACCACATCGGCACCGCGGTCGAGACGTCGGCACAACTGGCCGGCTACCTGTACGCGAAATTCGCTGAGGCACAAGCAAATCCGGGCGACAACCTGCTCGGTGACCTCGCCCGCGCGGTGGCCGAGAACACCGTCACGGCCGAGGTGGCGGTGCTGATGCTGCTTCAGCTGGTCGGCGCCGGCGGCGAATCCACCGCCGGGCTGATGGGCAACGCCGCGCGGCTACTCGCCACCCACCCAGACGTCCAGGAACAGGTACGGAACGACCCGCAGCTGGTGCCCGCGCTGCTGGAGGAGACGCTGCGGCTGGAGTCACCGTTTCGCAACCATCACCGGCACATCCGGCAGGACACCACGCTGGCGGGCGTTCCGCTGCCCAAAGACGGTCACCTGCTGCTGCTCTGGGGGTCGGCCAACCGCGATCCGGCGGCCTTCGATGACCCCGACCTACTGCAATTGGGCCGGCCGAACCTGCGGAATCATCTGGCGTTCGGGAAGGGCCTGCATTTCTGCGTCGGCGCCGCACTGGCCCGCACCGAGGCCCGCATCGGGATCACCACACTGCTCGAGGCCACCAACTGGTTCGAGCTCGCCGACGCCGAATGGGTGCCGAGCCTCATGGTGCGCCGGCACCTGCGACTGGAGCTGCACTACCGCTGA
- a CDS encoding serine hydrolase, whose protein sequence is MRPQHFKLLTITAAAATVMLTAGCEAKVYGAAPPNKIALTVVPVVTALEMPEAPAAEPAAALTGLDARERSATNDAAAAGATISAAVLDRNTGQLIATGNGSAMPIASVAKLFIADDLLLQEAKGQIELTAADRQSLDTMLRSSDDSAAEIFWNRSGGNSVVSRVAARYGLTGTTVPYDGKWWNTMSTTTDLVHYYDQLLNGTGGLPPERASIILANLAASTPTGADGYPQRFGIPDGLYGEPVAVKQGWMPEWGGNNWMHMSTGVIGADRRYVMAIGSLQPTDDATARTTITNAVKTMFPGGRIS, encoded by the coding sequence ATGCGCCCGCAGCACTTCAAGCTGCTGACCATCACCGCTGCCGCGGCAACGGTGATGCTCACAGCTGGTTGCGAGGCCAAGGTCTATGGGGCCGCGCCGCCGAACAAGATTGCGCTGACCGTCGTACCGGTCGTGACCGCGCTGGAGATGCCGGAGGCCCCGGCCGCCGAGCCCGCCGCGGCCCTGACGGGCCTCGATGCCCGCGAACGCAGCGCCACCAACGACGCCGCGGCAGCCGGCGCGACGATCAGCGCCGCGGTCCTCGATCGGAACACGGGCCAGCTGATCGCCACCGGCAACGGTTCCGCCATGCCCATCGCGTCGGTGGCCAAGCTCTTCATCGCCGACGACCTGCTGCTGCAGGAGGCCAAGGGCCAGATCGAGCTCACCGCGGCCGACCGGCAGTCGCTGGACACCATGCTGCGCTCGTCCGACGACTCCGCGGCGGAGATCTTCTGGAACCGCAGCGGCGGCAACAGCGTCGTCAGCCGCGTCGCGGCCCGCTACGGGCTGACCGGGACAACCGTGCCCTACGACGGCAAGTGGTGGAACACCATGAGCACCACCACTGACCTCGTGCACTACTACGACCAGTTGCTGAACGGCACCGGCGGGCTGCCGCCGGAGCGGGCCAGCATCATCCTGGCCAATCTGGCCGCCTCCACGCCGACCGGCGCCGACGGCTACCCACAGCGCTTCGGCATCCCGGACGGCCTCTACGGCGAACCGGTTGCGGTGAAGCAGGGCTGGATGCCCGAGTGGGGCGGCAACAACTGGATGCACATGTCCACCGGCGTGATCGGCGCCGACCGGCGCTACGTCATGGCGATCGGCTCGCTGCAGCCCACCGATGACGCCACGGCACGCACAACCATCACCAACGCGGTCAAGACGATGTTCCCGGGCGGGCGGATCAGCTAG
- a CDS encoding HNH endonuclease signature motif containing protein — protein MGIGTATLVEEVYDDLDSALVRAAALDYSTLSVPELLALQSHREQMRCAAEAVDHAVVAALQAQTTANEIGAKNWADVLRARDRLSSEEARRRVRHAELLGPRRSLTGEVLPPLRPHVADAVAAGVINGDHVDVIESFFVKLPAWAGLAAVDEAECALVAAARHLTPEGLRSVVKRKLYELDQDGPEPDDRDPDPDRERGIVVGKQRPDGSSELRGRLTPTARAVYEALMVKYAAPGMCNPADEHPCTCGTPTQEQIDNDHRTLAQRHHDAWETMGRLLLSIDLGEHNGFPVTIVATCTLEQLEDRAGVADTHTGSPLPVKDLVNLAARAGASCYLTVFDNHGDVPLYLGRARRTATTGQRLALFARDKGCTRPDCTRPAADCQAHHAVADWRDGGQTNITDLTLACGPDNRLATDGGWTTTMKNGRAHWTPPPLLDIGQPRTNHYHHPTLYPAEGEGGDGESDSPAT, from the coding sequence ATGGGTATCGGCACGGCCACGCTCGTGGAGGAGGTCTACGACGACCTCGATTCGGCACTGGTCCGGGCCGCCGCCCTGGATTACAGCACCCTGTCGGTGCCGGAGTTGTTGGCGCTGCAGTCGCACCGTGAGCAGATGCGGTGCGCCGCCGAAGCCGTTGATCATGCCGTGGTGGCCGCGTTGCAGGCCCAAACCACCGCCAACGAGATCGGGGCGAAAAACTGGGCCGACGTGCTGCGTGCCCGGGACCGGCTCAGCAGCGAGGAGGCTCGTCGCCGGGTCCGGCACGCCGAACTTCTGGGCCCGCGGCGGTCGCTGACCGGGGAAGTGCTGCCGCCGCTGCGGCCGCATGTCGCGGACGCGGTGGCTGCGGGGGTGATCAATGGTGATCATGTCGATGTCATCGAGTCGTTTTTCGTCAAACTGCCCGCCTGGGCGGGCCTGGCCGCTGTCGATGAGGCTGAATGCGCTCTGGTGGCCGCCGCCCGCCACCTGACCCCCGAGGGGTTGCGGTCGGTGGTCAAACGCAAACTCTACGAGTTGGATCAGGACGGTCCCGAACCTGATGACCGCGACCCTGACCCCGACCGCGAGCGGGGCATCGTAGTCGGTAAACAGCGTCCCGATGGCAGCAGTGAACTGCGGGGCCGACTCACCCCGACAGCCCGCGCGGTCTACGAAGCGTTGATGGTCAAGTACGCCGCCCCCGGTATGTGCAACCCCGCCGACGAACACCCGTGCACCTGCGGCACCCCCACCCAAGAGCAGATCGATAACGACCACCGCACCTTGGCTCAGCGTCACCACGATGCCTGGGAAACGATGGGCCGGTTGCTGCTGTCCATCGATTTGGGTGAGCACAACGGATTTCCGGTCACCATCGTGGCGACCTGCACGCTCGAGCAGTTAGAAGACCGGGCCGGGGTCGCCGACACCCACACCGGATCGCCGCTGCCAGTCAAGGATCTGGTGAACCTGGCCGCCCGCGCCGGGGCGTCCTGCTACCTCACCGTCTTCGACAACCATGGTGATGTTCCGCTGTATCTGGGTCGGGCGCGGCGCACCGCCACCACCGGTCAACGCTTGGCCCTGTTCGCCCGCGATAAAGGCTGCACCCGCCCGGACTGCACACGGCCCGCCGCCGACTGCCAAGCCCATCACGCGGTCGCCGACTGGCGCGACGGCGGCCAGACGAACATCACCGACCTCACGTTGGCCTGCGGACCCGACAACCGCCTGGCCACCGACGGTGGCTGGACCACCACCATGAAAAACGGCCGCGCTCACTGGACCCCACCACCACTACTGGACATCGGCCAACCCCGAACCAACCACTACCACCACCCCACGCTCTACCCGGCCGAGGGCGAGGGCGGTGACGGTGAAAGTGACAGTCCGGCGACGTGA
- a CDS encoding TetR/AcrR family transcriptional regulator, giving the protein MDWLIGADRRDAGVERIYAAAAASAAARGLDRLNIDEVAASVGCSRATVYRHVGGKQALRDGVLARAVMRVGQEIAQAVAGHTGPERIAAAVLTSLRVVRADPLASGVVRAGALIDFDSPRLSQAAAELTGITDPLLADWIVRVVLSLLCWPLADEKAEELVVRRYVAAVAPPVARQ; this is encoded by the coding sequence ATGGACTGGTTGATCGGCGCCGATCGCCGCGATGCGGGCGTCGAACGCATCTATGCCGCCGCCGCGGCCAGCGCCGCGGCCCGGGGCCTGGACCGGTTGAACATCGACGAGGTCGCCGCGAGCGTGGGCTGTTCGCGCGCCACGGTGTACCGGCACGTCGGCGGTAAACAGGCGCTGCGCGACGGCGTGCTGGCGCGCGCGGTCATGCGGGTCGGGCAGGAGATCGCGCAGGCGGTGGCCGGGCACACCGGGCCCGAGCGGATCGCGGCGGCCGTGCTGACGTCCCTGCGGGTGGTCCGGGCCGACCCGCTGGCCTCGGGTGTCGTGCGTGCCGGCGCCCTCATCGACTTCGACTCACCCCGGCTCTCACAGGCGGCAGCCGAGCTGACAGGGATCACGGATCCGCTTCTCGCGGACTGGATTGTGCGGGTCGTGCTGTCGTTGCTGTGTTGGCCATTGGCCGACGAAAAAGCCGAAGAGCTGGTGGTACGCCGGTATGTGGCCGCCGTAGCCCCGCCGGTGGCCCGGCAATGA
- the trmD gene encoding tRNA (guanosine(37)-N1)-methyltransferase TrmD, which yields MRIDVVTIFPAYLDALQQSLPGKAIANGTVQLGVHDLRNWTHDVHKSVDDSPYGGGPGMVMKAPIWGAALDEICTPETVLVVPTPAGRLFTQEHAHRWTGEKHLVFACGRYEGIDQRVADDAARRMRVEEVSIGDYVLPGGESAALVMIEAVVRLLPDVLGNPASHQDDSHSAHVGGVLEGPSYTRPPVWRDLEVPPVLLSGDHAKVAAWRREQGLQRTRERRPDLLR from the coding sequence ATGCGGATTGACGTCGTCACCATCTTCCCGGCGTATCTCGATGCGCTGCAGCAGTCCCTACCGGGCAAGGCGATCGCCAACGGCACCGTCCAACTCGGTGTGCACGACCTGCGGAACTGGACGCATGACGTCCACAAGTCGGTCGACGATTCGCCGTACGGCGGCGGGCCGGGCATGGTGATGAAGGCGCCGATCTGGGGTGCCGCCCTCGACGAAATCTGTACGCCGGAAACCGTTTTGGTGGTCCCGACGCCGGCGGGCCGGCTGTTCACACAGGAACACGCGCACCGCTGGACCGGCGAGAAGCACCTGGTGTTCGCGTGCGGCCGCTACGAGGGCATCGACCAGCGCGTCGCCGACGACGCCGCCCGGCGCATGCGGGTCGAGGAGGTGTCGATCGGTGACTACGTGCTGCCCGGCGGTGAGTCCGCGGCACTGGTCATGATCGAGGCCGTGGTCCGCTTGCTGCCCGACGTCCTGGGCAATCCGGCGTCGCACCAGGATGATTCGCACTCGGCGCACGTCGGGGGAGTACTGGAGGGGCCGAGTTACACGCGGCCGCCGGTATGGCGTGACCTCGAGGTGCCGCCGGTGCTGCTGTCGGGTGATCACGCCAAGGTTGCTGCCTGGCGCCGCGAACAGGGTCTGCAGCGGACGCGCGAAAGAAGACCTGACCTGTTGCGCTAG
- the rimM gene encoding ribosome maturation factor RimM (Essential for efficient processing of 16S rRNA), producing the protein MDLVVGRVVKAHGISGEVVVEVRTDDPGERFSPGSSLRGRPGARNPGPERTFVVESMREHGGRLLVRLDGVTDRNAADALRGTLFLVDSASLPPIDEPDEFYDHQLEGLKVRTVDGVDVGVVTEVLHTPGGELLSIRTESGAEVLVPFVTHMVPTVSLADGLVEIDPPDGLLELD; encoded by the coding sequence ATGGACCTCGTGGTCGGCCGCGTCGTCAAGGCGCACGGCATCAGCGGCGAGGTTGTCGTCGAAGTACGTACCGATGATCCCGGCGAGCGTTTCTCGCCGGGATCATCGCTGCGTGGCCGCCCGGGAGCCCGAAATCCCGGTCCCGAACGGACCTTCGTCGTCGAATCGATGCGCGAGCACGGCGGCCGCTTGCTGGTCCGCCTCGATGGTGTGACCGATCGCAACGCGGCAGATGCGTTGCGCGGCACGCTGTTTCTGGTGGACTCCGCCAGCCTGCCGCCCATCGACGAGCCCGACGAGTTCTACGATCACCAGCTCGAGGGCCTCAAGGTCCGCACCGTCGACGGCGTCGACGTGGGTGTCGTGACCGAGGTGCTGCACACCCCGGGCGGCGAATTGCTGTCCATCCGAACCGAATCCGGTGCCGAGGTACTGGTGCCGTTCGTCACCCACATGGTGCCGACGGTGTCGCTGGCCGACGGTCTGGTGGAGATCGATCCGCCTGACGGCCTGCTCGAGTTGGACTGA